One Photobacterium sp. TY1-4 genomic window carries:
- a CDS encoding hotdog fold domain-containing protein, whose amino-acid sequence MRKNLKTYQRLTKLPFGRQLFSWIVCRVAPYFSSIKPQIHELRPGFAEVTMKKRRRVTNHLNTVHAIAMCNMAELAAGMMTDVSVPVKSRWIPVGMTVAYLNKATTDLSATANGHEINWETTGEKKVPVEVRDTKGTLVFQAEITMNVRLS is encoded by the coding sequence ATGCGTAAGAATCTTAAAACCTATCAACGATTAACCAAGCTACCATTCGGCCGACAGCTATTTAGCTGGATTGTCTGCCGAGTCGCCCCCTATTTTTCATCAATCAAACCTCAAATCCATGAATTAAGGCCGGGTTTTGCCGAAGTGACCATGAAAAAACGTCGCCGGGTAACGAACCACCTCAACACGGTGCATGCCATCGCGATGTGTAATATGGCCGAATTAGCGGCAGGCATGATGACTGATGTTTCCGTTCCGGTGAAAAGTCGCTGGATCCCCGTCGGTATGACAGTTGCGTATTTAAACAAAGCAACCACTGACTTGTCGGCGACGGCAAATGGACATGAGATTAACTGGGAGACGACAGGAGAAAAGAAGGTGCCGGTTGAAGTCAGAGATACAAAGGGTACCTTGGTCTTTCAAGCCGAAATTACAATGAATGTTCGTTTAAGCTAA
- a CDS encoding YjbH domain-containing protein produces the protein MFRWVGAGVLTLLPLSGQANSTIVPHFSQTGFTGALRTPNAQTLAFGDISLGWNFEDNIDTSRGYSNGAHNTVMLGLGIFPGFEFVSQDTYKRFNGDVGWGSASSDLSFSAKLSSAAWFPDSPFSIAIGAQDLGGIASHHDNQYLVAGYDWKSLRLSVGYGRGSATNQMGAAYLDGGFGSLEWQTFDWMQLVTDYDGTGINAGVRLSTLDGWLPWRSRLSAIWQFYSDSETANRDNAYAGVQLLVPLSLSPSQKNIVPRTKSVWQAHEDAGLAAETESVVSSQTPKGLPQAPELVAPQVGAEVLADSADVVMSRLAKHGFQHLKVATQGEHLSVALENNRYRRNEVDGIGVAMGMISEAWSGSFDLYLLNNGIPVTKIRAQSQRVRDYFQGDAPSVSGMNISTVSTYDYYAVPWKKPAQANSAWIPNINFSPNLRSTLGTEFGVFDYSLALGTNLVWDLWPGASLDVRHLLPLTASDDVEQVSWHPINEHENEVDRVLVHQAFGLPLGLFTQFSYGRMYGDYIGGMNESRWQSASGRHKLSFKMGYYEQEDTEVEAEPRLLSYRYYLPEWDWLLEVQNGEYWRGDTGTAVKSNHWFGDVQVIIEAHTAGEDYAGMYFKIPITPRQEMKPKYVQVTGIDEWRWGYYTKISGNDNRITPGAIWEPELQHSVERRYFNRDRLSPVYIRSQQQRMKQAYTLYALGKAD, from the coding sequence ATGTTTCGTTGGGTTGGCGCGGGTGTATTAACGCTCCTACCGTTGAGCGGGCAAGCCAATTCGACAATTGTCCCTCACTTTTCTCAGACCGGGTTTACCGGTGCGCTGCGTACCCCGAACGCGCAAACCCTGGCTTTTGGTGACATCTCGTTGGGGTGGAACTTTGAAGACAACATTGATACCAGTCGTGGTTATTCAAATGGCGCCCATAACACGGTAATGCTGGGATTGGGGATTTTCCCCGGGTTTGAGTTTGTTTCGCAGGATACCTACAAGCGATTTAATGGGGACGTTGGTTGGGGCAGCGCGAGTAGTGATCTCTCATTTTCGGCCAAACTCTCCAGTGCGGCATGGTTTCCGGATTCACCGTTTTCGATTGCGATTGGTGCCCAGGATTTAGGGGGCATCGCCAGCCATCACGATAATCAGTACCTGGTGGCCGGCTATGATTGGAAGAGCTTACGGCTCAGTGTCGGCTATGGCCGGGGAAGCGCGACGAACCAAATGGGCGCGGCATACCTGGATGGTGGCTTCGGTAGCCTGGAGTGGCAGACGTTTGACTGGATGCAGTTGGTCACCGATTACGACGGCACCGGGATCAATGCCGGCGTTCGGCTATCAACGCTGGATGGCTGGTTGCCGTGGCGCTCGCGTCTGAGTGCAATCTGGCAGTTTTACTCGGACAGCGAAACTGCAAATCGCGATAATGCGTATGCGGGAGTTCAGTTGTTAGTGCCTTTATCGCTCTCGCCTTCACAGAAAAACATTGTCCCGCGGACCAAATCTGTCTGGCAGGCGCATGAAGATGCCGGCTTAGCGGCAGAAACGGAATCAGTGGTCTCGTCGCAGACGCCGAAAGGTTTGCCGCAGGCACCGGAGCTTGTTGCCCCGCAAGTCGGTGCAGAGGTATTGGCGGATTCTGCTGATGTGGTCATGTCACGGTTGGCTAAACATGGCTTTCAGCATCTGAAAGTGGCTACTCAGGGCGAACACCTGAGCGTTGCACTGGAAAATAATCGCTATCGACGCAATGAAGTGGATGGGATTGGGGTCGCGATGGGGATGATCAGTGAAGCCTGGTCCGGTAGTTTCGACTTATACCTGTTGAACAACGGCATTCCGGTGACCAAGATTAGAGCACAGTCTCAGCGGGTGCGTGACTATTTTCAGGGCGATGCGCCGAGTGTCAGTGGGATGAATATCTCGACGGTATCTACCTATGATTACTACGCCGTTCCGTGGAAGAAACCGGCGCAAGCCAATTCAGCCTGGATCCCAAACATCAATTTCTCACCGAACCTGCGATCAACCCTGGGAACGGAATTTGGCGTGTTTGATTATTCACTGGCCTTGGGGACTAACCTGGTCTGGGATTTATGGCCGGGCGCGAGCCTGGATGTCCGTCATTTGTTGCCGTTAACGGCGAGTGATGATGTCGAGCAAGTGTCCTGGCACCCGATCAACGAACATGAAAATGAAGTCGACCGGGTTCTGGTTCATCAGGCGTTCGGATTGCCGCTGGGCCTGTTTACCCAGTTTAGCTATGGCCGGATGTACGGCGACTATATCGGTGGGATGAACGAATCTCGCTGGCAGTCAGCCAGTGGCCGACACAAACTTTCTTTCAAAATGGGCTATTACGAACAGGAAGATACCGAGGTTGAAGCGGAGCCACGTCTGTTGTCTTATCGGTACTACTTACCGGAATGGGACTGGTTGCTTGAGGTGCAAAATGGTGAGTACTGGCGCGGGGATACCGGCACAGCAGTGAAATCGAATCATTGGTTTGGGGATGTTCAGGTGATCATTGAAGCCCATACCGCAGGTGAAGACTATGCGGGCATGTACTTCAAGATCCCGATCACGCCACGTCAGGAGATGAAGCCGAAGTATGTCCAGGTGACCGGGATCGATGAATGGCGCTGGGGTTACTACACCAAGATTTCCGGAAATGATAACCGGATCACCCCGGGAGCGATTTGGGAGCCGGAGTTGCAACATAGTGTCGAGCGACGGTATTTCAACCGGGATCGCCTCTCGCCTGTCTATATTCGCTCGCAGCAGCAGCGGATGAAGCAAGCGTATACGCTCTACGCGCTCGGCAAAGCCGATTAA
- a CDS encoding 3'-5' exonuclease, translated as MNFNRIVCFDLEMCCWNDGRESRTGEIIEIGVAELDLVTGQIVRRAQHFVKPEHDEVSPFCTELTGIKPDVIAKNGKPLATILKSVEQKFGGRHKIYAAWGRDDAILRAECKAKDLKVPFNEYLNLATLFRLQRHVSNKRCGLRAAMDMAGLEWEGRHHSGYVDAYNLARLAKTLFLSPEHSA; from the coding sequence ATGAATTTTAATCGCATTGTTTGCTTTGACCTCGAAATGTGCTGCTGGAATGATGGTCGGGAATCCAGAACCGGCGAAATCATCGAAATTGGTGTTGCGGAGCTGGATTTAGTCACGGGCCAGATCGTTCGCCGGGCACAGCATTTCGTCAAGCCGGAGCACGATGAAGTGTCGCCATTTTGTACAGAACTGACAGGTATTAAGCCGGATGTCATCGCAAAAAACGGTAAGCCGCTGGCGACGATTCTGAAATCCGTCGAGCAGAAGTTTGGCGGCCGGCATAAGATTTATGCTGCCTGGGGGCGGGATGATGCGATTTTGCGGGCCGAATGCAAAGCCAAAGATTTGAAAGTCCCGTTTAACGAATACCTGAACCTGGCGACGCTGTTTCGCCTGCAACGCCATGTGAGCAATAAGCGTTGTGGCTTGCGGGCCGCGATGGATATGGCAGGCCTGGAATGGGAAGGGCGCCATCACTCCGGTTATGTCGACGCCTATAACCTCGCCCGACTGGCAAAAACCCTATTTCTGTCACCGGAACATAGCGCTTGA
- a CDS encoding DUF3187 family protein — protein MNKSSITLYSLSGLAAVGFPATALAAPVSPYADYGPLKTYAQSPIQSNSLTPLMRHGFSYTPGTVELYTTATIASVWAHTEEYNADYYQNALSIGSQWQINEKWLVALDYTWRFTANNHLDNVTTAFHDFFGIGQNGRDEVDDHSFDLSVPEYGIEIHDFNRETLGNAFTLYTSYQLLETERHGLSIGGSIYYNYVPSGPFETSNFEQAVQLNYGYRRDKHAFYAMLGLSYRNNDNVLVDIPYNTVALAAGVGYQYQLTPKHRLLAEYHIYEGTTDAASDLSQPSNEILLGYRYHFRHSAIEFSAVENIFNMDNSTDIAFTLGYRYRF, from the coding sequence ATGAATAAAAGCAGTATCACACTCTATTCGCTCTCCGGACTGGCTGCAGTTGGCTTCCCGGCGACAGCACTGGCAGCGCCCGTGTCCCCCTACGCTGACTATGGTCCCTTGAAAACTTACGCCCAGTCACCCATCCAATCCAATAGCCTGACCCCGCTCATGCGTCATGGTTTTAGCTATACCCCCGGTACAGTCGAGCTGTATACCACTGCCACCATAGCCAGCGTGTGGGCACATACTGAAGAGTACAATGCGGATTACTATCAAAACGCGTTGTCTATCGGTAGTCAGTGGCAAATCAATGAGAAGTGGCTTGTAGCGCTGGATTACACCTGGCGCTTTACGGCCAACAACCACCTGGATAATGTTACCACTGCATTTCATGATTTCTTCGGCATTGGGCAAAATGGCCGGGACGAGGTGGATGATCATTCGTTTGATCTGTCTGTACCGGAATATGGCATTGAGATCCACGACTTTAACCGTGAAACCTTGGGCAATGCCTTCACCCTATATACCAGTTACCAGCTTCTGGAAACAGAACGACACGGCCTGTCGATAGGGGGCTCTATCTACTATAACTATGTGCCCAGCGGCCCCTTTGAGACCAGCAACTTTGAGCAGGCCGTCCAGCTCAATTACGGCTACCGTCGAGACAAACACGCTTTCTACGCCATGCTTGGCCTTTCTTACCGCAACAATGACAACGTGCTGGTCGATATTCCCTACAATACCGTCGCTTTGGCGGCAGGGGTCGGATACCAGTATCAGCTGACACCCAAACATCGCTTACTGGCGGAATACCACATCTATGAAGGGACCACCGATGCGGCTTCGGATCTGTCACAACCCTCCAATGAAATTTTGCTGGGTTACCGCTACCACTTCCGGCACAGCGCGATCGAGTTCTCGGCAGTAGAGAACATTTTTAACATGGACAACAGTACCGATATCGCCTTTACCCTGGGCTATCGTTATCGGTTTTAA
- a CDS encoding serine hydrolase domain-containing protein gives MKHKIYQWTAALLILLVGGMGYFHTELRQLYHTVRLFEPELIIRNFSNMAQIFPSITIPRTGPVEQFKYRPQPLPSAFLYQGAEHSIQRWLSASSTTALVVLKSDSITFENYFQGTGESDARISWSMAKSFLSALFGVAVEEGAIADLNSPVTDYVPSLKGSGYDGVSIKDVLQMSSGVCFNEDYGDFNSDINRMGRLMALGGSFDEFAATLQRWRTPGTYMAYISIDTHVLGMVLRAATGQRISDYFETRLWSKLQPEGDAIYLTDSTGEPMVLGGLNLMSRDYLRFGKLYRDFGRLNGEQIIPAQWIEDSITPDAPHLVPGKRANASTHWGYGYQWWIPEHANQEFVAIGIYGQYIYINRKADVVIVKNSTDTHFMANHYESMELALAAFRAISDALTPPPS, from the coding sequence TTGAAGCACAAAATCTATCAATGGACCGCAGCCCTTCTCATTCTATTGGTTGGGGGAATGGGCTATTTTCACACCGAACTGCGCCAGCTCTATCATACCGTGCGCCTGTTTGAGCCAGAGTTGATTATCCGGAATTTCTCAAACATGGCGCAGATTTTTCCCTCGATAACCATCCCTCGCACCGGCCCGGTCGAACAATTCAAGTATCGGCCCCAGCCGCTTCCCAGCGCGTTTTTATATCAAGGCGCGGAGCACTCCATCCAGCGATGGCTGTCGGCCTCCAGCACCACGGCGCTGGTGGTGCTAAAAAGCGATAGTATTACGTTTGAAAACTATTTTCAGGGAACCGGTGAAAGTGATGCCCGGATTTCCTGGTCGATGGCGAAATCGTTTCTCAGCGCGCTATTTGGCGTCGCGGTTGAGGAAGGAGCCATTGCTGACTTAAATTCCCCCGTCACGGATTATGTGCCCAGCCTGAAAGGCTCCGGTTATGACGGCGTTTCGATTAAAGATGTGCTGCAAATGTCCAGCGGGGTGTGCTTCAACGAGGATTATGGCGATTTTAACAGTGACATCAACCGCATGGGGAGACTGATGGCGCTCGGTGGCAGTTTTGATGAATTTGCCGCCACGTTACAACGATGGCGAACACCAGGCACTTACATGGCTTATATCAGTATCGACACCCATGTCCTGGGCATGGTTTTACGGGCTGCCACCGGCCAACGGATCAGCGACTACTTTGAAACCAGGCTCTGGTCCAAGCTTCAACCAGAAGGCGATGCCATTTACCTGACTGACAGTACCGGAGAGCCTATGGTGCTGGGCGGCCTTAACCTGATGAGTCGAGACTATCTGCGCTTCGGTAAACTGTATCGGGATTTCGGACGATTGAATGGCGAGCAGATTATTCCGGCGCAGTGGATTGAGGACAGCATCACCCCGGATGCACCGCACTTAGTTCCAGGAAAAAGAGCCAACGCCAGCACCCATTGGGGATACGGTTATCAATGGTGGATCCCAGAACATGCCAATCAAGAATTTGTCGCCATCGGCATCTATGGTCAATACATCTATATCAACCGGAAAGCGGATGTGGTGATCGTTAAAAACAGCACGGATACCCATTTTATGGCCAATCACTACGAGAGCATGGAACTTGCGCTGGCTGCATTCAGGGCCATTTCAGATGCACTCACACCCCCACCATCCTGA